The following coding sequences lie in one Streptosporangiales bacterium genomic window:
- a CDS encoding FMN reductase codes for MTNVLAISGSLRTGSFNSMLIEAARERVPSGMSIEVYEGLRDIPPYDSGIDTEAPPPPVADLRARIAAADGLLIATPEYNYGAPGVLKNALDWASTPPWASVLQGKPVALMGASPTPFGTVRAQLALRQVFLWTGSPVVTKPEVLVFSAYERFDADGRLTDEGTAELVSGLLAALDAEILALLPVAV; via the coding sequence ATGACCAACGTCCTCGCCATCTCAGGCAGTCTGCGGACCGGTTCGTTCAACTCGATGCTGATCGAGGCCGCGCGCGAGCGCGTGCCGTCCGGGATGAGCATCGAGGTCTATGAAGGGCTGCGCGACATCCCGCCGTACGACAGTGGGATCGACACCGAGGCACCGCCGCCGCCGGTGGCGGACCTGCGGGCCCGCATCGCCGCGGCCGACGGTCTGCTGATCGCGACGCCGGAGTACAACTACGGCGCACCCGGCGTGCTGAAGAACGCCCTCGACTGGGCGTCGACGCCGCCGTGGGCTTCCGTGCTGCAGGGTAAGCCGGTGGCGCTGATGGGCGCCTCCCCGACGCCGTTCGGGACCGTGCGCGCACAGCTGGCGCTGCGCCAGGTCTTCCTCTGGACGGGCTCGCCCGTCGTGACGAAGCCTGAGGTGCTGGTCTTCAGTGCATACGAGCGGTTCGACGCCGACGGACGCTTGACCGACGAGGGCACCGCGGAGCTGGTGTCGGGGCTGCTCGCGGCGTTGGACGCCGAGATCCTGGCTCTGCTCCCGGTCGCGGTCTGA
- a CDS encoding PPOX class F420-dependent oxidoreductase has protein sequence MDRTIVTTSVFSAAELAYLTNDAGLGRLATVDSAGAPHVVPTGWTYNAELDTIDVGGRDLTATRKFRNVRAHPQVCLVIDDVQPPWHPRCVQVRGEAEAIPHMTGPDGEDHGAIIRILPTRVVSWGLDGGD, from the coding sequence ATGGACAGGACGATCGTGACCACGAGCGTGTTCTCCGCGGCGGAGCTGGCGTACCTCACGAACGACGCGGGGTTGGGTCGCCTGGCCACGGTGGACTCCGCCGGTGCCCCGCACGTCGTGCCCACCGGCTGGACGTACAACGCGGAGCTCGACACCATCGACGTGGGTGGTCGAGACCTCACGGCCACCCGCAAGTTCCGCAACGTCCGTGCCCATCCGCAGGTCTGTCTGGTCATCGACGACGTGCAGCCACCGTGGCATCCGCGGTGCGTGCAGGTGCGTGGGGAGGCTGAGGCGATTCCCCACATGACCGGACCGGACGGCGAGGACCACGGTGCCATCATCCGAATCCTTCCGACCAGGGTCGTGAGCTGGGGCCTCGACGGCGGCGACTGA
- a CDS encoding FAD-binding protein, whose translation MTSHDDRHHDDAVSPDVDIIVIGAGPAGATAAFELASAGRSVLMIERRTLPRFHVGESGLTYTAELLRRMGLYEDAAAQGYPVKTGAEFIFPSGDFRRTDFADQGPGRQPTTFQVERAHFDEFLTRHAVAKGAVLLEDAIAKELLLDGDGRVVGVQYEHDGVVRTVRAPWVLDAGGRASKVAQHFHTRKEISWLRNVAVFRHFDGLDERHNPGHEGDIQIGGHQDGWLWAIPIWPATISVGSVMPKSVLRAGASRAELLDDHIARVPRIVERLKGTTPRPDVHVESDYCYYSDTVTGPGWMMAGDAGTFIDPIFSGGAFLAMTTGRAAARTLNRILDEPGSAGTEQLAYANLYKTGYDSYTRLISAYYESEYRLGAYLQQIGFSVDNDRWFARMLSGDFWSDLNPLTGWLREQRRWDTFEPFDVVRECPVYPELDAEEREHAGSAAAR comes from the coding sequence ATGACATCCCACGACGACCGCCACCACGACGATGCCGTGTCGCCAGACGTCGACATCATCGTCATCGGAGCGGGTCCCGCCGGAGCCACCGCCGCCTTCGAGCTGGCCAGCGCGGGCCGCTCGGTGTTGATGATCGAGCGGCGCACTCTGCCCCGGTTCCATGTCGGCGAGTCGGGCCTGACGTACACGGCCGAGCTGCTGCGCCGGATGGGCCTCTACGAGGACGCCGCCGCGCAGGGCTACCCGGTGAAGACCGGCGCGGAGTTCATCTTCCCCAGTGGGGATTTCCGCCGCACCGACTTCGCCGACCAGGGTCCCGGTCGCCAACCGACGACGTTCCAGGTGGAGCGCGCGCACTTCGACGAGTTCCTCACCCGGCACGCGGTGGCGAAGGGCGCGGTCCTGCTCGAGGACGCCATCGCCAAGGAGCTCCTCCTCGACGGCGACGGCCGGGTGGTCGGCGTCCAGTACGAGCACGACGGTGTCGTGCGCACCGTGCGGGCGCCGTGGGTGCTGGACGCCGGCGGCCGGGCCAGCAAGGTGGCCCAGCACTTTCACACCCGTAAGGAGATCAGCTGGCTGCGCAACGTGGCGGTCTTCCGGCACTTCGACGGCCTGGACGAGCGGCACAACCCCGGCCACGAGGGTGACATCCAGATCGGTGGTCACCAGGACGGCTGGCTGTGGGCGATCCCGATCTGGCCGGCCACGATCAGCGTCGGGTCCGTCATGCCCAAGTCCGTGCTCCGCGCGGGCGCGAGCCGAGCAGAGTTGCTGGACGACCACATCGCCCGTGTGCCCCGCATCGTGGAGCGGCTGAAGGGCACCACGCCGAGGCCCGACGTCCACGTCGAGTCGGATTACTGCTACTACTCCGACACGGTCACCGGGCCGGGCTGGATGATGGCCGGTGACGCCGGTACGTTCATCGACCCGATCTTCTCCGGCGGTGCGTTCCTCGCGATGACGACGGGGCGAGCGGCGGCGCGGACGCTGAACCGGATCCTCGACGAACCGGGGAGCGCCGGGACCGAGCAGCTCGCGTACGCCAACCTCTACAAGACTGGATACGACTCGTACACGCGGCTCATCTCCGCGTACTACGAGTCGGAGTACCGGCTGGGCGCCTACCTGCAGCAGATCGGCTTCAGCGTCGACAACGACAGGTGGTTCGCCCGGATGCTCAGCGGAGACTTCTGGAGCGACCTCAACCCGCTGACCGGCTGGCTGCGCGAGCAGCGGCGCTGGGACACGTTCGAGCCCTTCGACGTCGTGCGCGAGTGCCCGGTCTACCCCGAGCTCGACGCAGAGGAGCGCGAGCACGCGGGGTCGGCGGCGGCGCGGTAG
- a CDS encoding FAD-binding protein — MTNTTLDATSPALVEAVAPAPSDHRNGTRHGPAAPVVGELVPRVRGDVFLPGDAGYDESRTGYNLAVDHRPVAVVRAGGVADVMATVAFATVHDLPVGVLNSGHGASAPADGGILVDPRRMRSVRVDPMAGVARIEAGARWDDVIHEAAVFGLAPLSGSSPGIGAVGYTLGGGLGLLGRAFGYAADHVRSIDVVTRHGMLRQVNAEQYADLFWALRGGKGNFGVVTSMEIGLFPVPRLYGGGLYFRGSAASDVLAAYRRWLRTVPDELGSSIALTRFPWGAGVPEELRGRFVVHVRIAYHGSAADGEALVRPLRRVAFPLLDTVADRPYTTSGEIHDDPPHPFALYETTACLSEFDEDAVDELLYAAGPDSSCPLRLVEVRHLGGALGRPPTVPNAVGNRDAAFLLYVAGVSGPDGAEAVRDCGQLVLDRMAPWTTGGVSPNFLGAADATPDRVRAAYAPEDYRRLRRVKRAYDPENLFRLTHNIPPAG; from the coding sequence ATGACCAACACCACGCTCGACGCGACGTCTCCCGCGCTCGTCGAGGCGGTCGCGCCCGCACCATCCGACCACCGCAACGGCACACGCCACGGACCGGCGGCCCCGGTGGTCGGGGAACTCGTTCCGCGGGTGCGTGGCGACGTCTTTCTTCCCGGTGACGCCGGCTACGACGAGAGCCGTACGGGCTACAACCTTGCGGTCGACCACCGCCCGGTCGCCGTCGTCCGGGCCGGTGGAGTCGCGGATGTGATGGCCACGGTCGCGTTCGCGACCGTGCACGATCTTCCGGTCGGCGTCCTCAACTCCGGGCACGGTGCGTCCGCTCCCGCCGACGGCGGGATCCTGGTCGATCCGCGCCGGATGCGCAGCGTGCGCGTCGACCCGATGGCCGGCGTCGCGCGGATCGAGGCGGGCGCGCGCTGGGACGACGTCATCCACGAGGCCGCCGTGTTCGGCCTGGCGCCGTTGAGCGGGTCCTCGCCGGGGATCGGCGCGGTCGGGTACACGCTCGGTGGTGGCCTCGGGCTGCTGGGCAGGGCGTTCGGCTACGCGGCGGACCACGTCCGCAGCATCGACGTCGTCACCAGGCACGGCATGTTGCGCCAGGTCAATGCCGAGCAGTACGCGGACCTGTTCTGGGCACTGCGCGGCGGCAAGGGCAACTTCGGGGTCGTCACGTCGATGGAGATCGGTCTCTTCCCGGTGCCCAGGCTCTACGGCGGCGGGCTCTACTTCCGCGGCAGCGCCGCGTCCGACGTGCTCGCCGCGTACCGGCGCTGGCTGCGTACGGTTCCCGACGAGCTCGGGTCGTCGATCGCGCTGACCAGGTTCCCGTGGGGCGCCGGTGTCCCCGAGGAGCTGCGTGGACGGTTCGTCGTCCACGTGCGCATCGCCTACCACGGCTCGGCCGCCGACGGTGAGGCGTTGGTGCGACCGTTGCGGCGCGTCGCGTTCCCGTTGCTCGACACGGTCGCCGACCGGCCGTACACCACGAGCGGTGAGATCCACGACGATCCGCCGCATCCGTTCGCTCTGTACGAGACCACCGCCTGCCTCAGTGAGTTCGACGAGGACGCGGTCGACGAGCTGCTGTACGCCGCCGGTCCTGACAGCAGTTGCCCGCTGCGGCTGGTGGAGGTGCGGCACCTCGGTGGCGCGCTTGGCCGGCCGCCGACGGTGCCGAACGCGGTCGGCAACCGGGATGCCGCGTTCCTGCTGTACGTCGCGGGTGTCAGCGGACCGGACGGCGCCGAGGCGGTGCGCGACTGCGGACAGCTCGTCCTGGACCGGATGGCGCCGTGGACGACCGGTGGTGTGAGCCCCAACTTCCTCGGCGCGGCCGACGCCACGCCGGACCGCGTCCGGGCAGCGTATGCGCCGGAGGACTACCGGCGGCTGAGGCGGGTGAAGCGCGCGTACGACCCGGAGAACCTGTTCCGGCTCACCCACAACATCCCGCCCGCGGGCTGA
- a CDS encoding 2-polyprenyl-6-methoxyphenol hydroxylase, whose product MSESARAGRDGTAPDGATTPVLIVGAGPVGAVLALELARHGVTSVLVDRALTASPHPKMDYINGRSMELLRRLAVTDEIRRRGVPPEHPFTFIWSRDFAEPPIATWHYSSVTELRDRIDAVNDGTMPAEPHQRLQGSLLEEILRARVEAHPLIDFRPGCAVTDLEEDASNVRVSLVESQTGAERRVRASYVIGCDGAGSTVRTLLDVGVGLLAPPTHHRDVYFRSSDPVLRRHGRAFLTIAAGGLTLVSRDERDTWTGTVHLADEAARAEDPVAQMRRNLGADFTVDDVLSIVEWEGSLGVADTYGRGRVFLAGDSVHHFYPTGGHGANTGIADAVDLGWKLAARLRGWGADALLASYQIERRPVALFNREMCANLLEVWLRFPRLVAAAASREQIAGFLAHETYQLDNLGIHFGYRYDTSPVVWHEADPSAWDWGRIVPTTWPGGRAPSVRLADGSPLFDRLGAGFTLVDSSGAGAGKGVVDTARHRAMPVTYLPLDVAVREVWERELVLVRPDHHVAWRGSEPPDDWNTVLAKVSGH is encoded by the coding sequence ATGTCTGAGTCAGCGCGGGCCGGCCGCGACGGCACGGCGCCAGACGGCGCCACGACGCCGGTGCTGATCGTCGGGGCCGGCCCGGTGGGTGCCGTGCTCGCCCTCGAGCTCGCCCGGCACGGCGTCACCAGCGTGCTCGTCGACCGGGCGCTGACCGCGTCGCCGCATCCGAAGATGGACTACATCAACGGTCGCAGCATGGAGCTGCTGCGCAGGCTCGCCGTGACCGACGAGATCAGGCGGCGCGGTGTACCGCCCGAGCACCCGTTCACCTTCATCTGGAGCCGCGACTTCGCCGAGCCGCCGATCGCGACATGGCACTACTCGTCGGTGACGGAGTTGCGCGACCGCATCGACGCCGTGAACGACGGGACGATGCCGGCCGAACCGCACCAGCGGCTGCAGGGCTCGTTGCTCGAGGAGATCCTGCGCGCCCGGGTGGAGGCACATCCGCTCATCGACTTCCGGCCGGGTTGCGCAGTGACGGACCTCGAGGAGGACGCCAGCAACGTCCGCGTCTCTCTCGTCGAGTCGCAGACGGGCGCCGAGCGGCGTGTCCGGGCGAGCTACGTCATCGGCTGCGACGGCGCGGGCAGCACCGTACGCACGCTGCTCGACGTCGGCGTCGGCCTGCTGGCGCCACCGACCCACCACCGCGACGTCTACTTCCGCAGCAGCGATCCGGTCCTGCGGCGTCACGGCAGGGCGTTCCTCACGATCGCCGCGGGAGGCCTGACCCTGGTCTCCAGGGACGAGCGGGACACCTGGACGGGAACCGTCCACCTCGCCGACGAAGCGGCGCGGGCCGAGGATCCGGTCGCACAGATGCGCCGCAACCTCGGCGCGGACTTCACCGTCGACGACGTGCTCAGCATCGTCGAGTGGGAGGGCAGCCTCGGCGTCGCGGATACGTACGGCCGCGGCCGCGTCTTCCTGGCCGGCGACTCCGTGCACCACTTCTACCCGACCGGCGGACACGGCGCGAACACCGGGATCGCGGACGCGGTCGACCTCGGCTGGAAGCTCGCGGCCAGGCTGCGTGGCTGGGGTGCCGACGCGTTGCTCGCCAGCTACCAGATCGAGCGGCGGCCGGTGGCGTTGTTCAACCGGGAGATGTGCGCGAACCTGCTCGAGGTCTGGCTGCGGTTCCCGCGGCTCGTCGCCGCGGCCGCGTCGCGGGAGCAGATCGCGGGCTTCCTGGCACACGAGACGTACCAGCTCGACAACCTGGGGATCCACTTCGGGTACCGCTACGACACCTCACCCGTGGTCTGGCACGAGGCCGACCCATCCGCGTGGGACTGGGGTCGCATCGTGCCGACCACCTGGCCCGGGGGGCGCGCGCCATCGGTACGGCTGGCGGACGGCAGCCCGCTCTTCGACCGTCTCGGCGCCGGCTTCACCCTCGTCGACTCGTCGGGGGCCGGCGCGGGGAAGGGCGTGGTCGACACGGCGCGGCACCGCGCCATGCCGGTCACGTACCTCCCACTCGACGTCGCGGTACGCGAGGTGTGGGAGCGCGAGCTCGTCCTCGTCCGACCCGACCACCACGTCGCGTGGCGGGGATCGGAACCGCCGGACGACTGGAACACCGTGCTCGCCAAGGTGAGCGGGCACTGA
- a CDS encoding amidohydrolase family protein yields the protein MSARAGAATGTPIFDIHARLAPRPGAVDTLLATMDGCGIDRAAICSGGVIDLDRLARQIMTEGHIEDDADNDAVLEACSSTAGRLLPFFFGNPHRGERPYREQVTGFRGLEISPAVHGVPLTDERTMALVEVAATAGHPVYVVCIGRRGCGARDLVALAQTFPDTTFVLGHCGFIGIDVYSVDVVAPYPTILAETSGCYAGVAGVAIERLGADRVLLGTEYPLQHPDVELTKLRTLRLDADTWERITWRNACRLLGEPEHRIEPSTRETSHV from the coding sequence ATGAGCGCACGCGCAGGAGCCGCCACCGGCACGCCGATCTTCGACATCCACGCACGGCTCGCACCGCGACCCGGCGCCGTCGACACGCTGCTCGCGACGATGGACGGCTGCGGCATCGACCGCGCCGCCATCTGCTCGGGTGGCGTGATCGACCTCGACCGGCTCGCGAGGCAGATCATGACCGAGGGCCACATCGAGGACGACGCCGACAACGACGCCGTACTCGAGGCCTGCTCGAGCACCGCCGGCCGGTTGCTGCCGTTCTTCTTCGGCAACCCGCACCGCGGCGAACGTCCGTACCGCGAGCAGGTCACCGGCTTCCGAGGACTGGAGATCTCGCCTGCCGTGCACGGCGTGCCGCTCACCGACGAACGCACGATGGCGCTGGTCGAGGTGGCAGCCACCGCAGGGCATCCGGTCTATGTGGTCTGCATCGGCCGGCGCGGCTGCGGCGCCCGCGACCTGGTCGCACTCGCCCAGACGTTCCCCGACACGACGTTCGTGCTCGGGCACTGCGGCTTCATCGGCATCGACGTCTACTCGGTCGACGTCGTCGCCCCGTACCCCACCATCCTCGCGGAGACTTCCGGATGTTACGCCGGCGTGGCAGGCGTGGCGATCGAACGCCTCGGCGCCGACCGGGTACTGCTCGGCACCGAGTATCCGCTGCAGCACCCCGACGTCGAGCTGACCAAGCTCCGCACGCTGCGCCTCGACGCGGACACCTGGGAGCGGATCACCTGGCGCAACGCCTGCCGGTTGCTCGGCGAGCCGGAACACCGGATCGAACCGTCCACGAGGGAGACGTCCCATGTCTGA
- a CDS encoding isochorismatase family protein, with the protein MAIPTIAAYDMPTEAELGLAQVTWQPDAGRAALLVHDMQHYFVQAFPADRPPVTDLVANIVSLRELATRLGMPVVYTAQPGRMTRAQRGLLHDFWGPGMGTDDHGRRIIDELAPGPQDAVLTKWRYSAFHGTTLANILHRYRRDQLVICGVYAHIGCLMTACDAFTQDIEPFLVADAVADFSLAQHRMGLDYATQRCAVTVTTRRMREALTASRAGSSSLAAGVRRDRDLAGLSDR; encoded by the coding sequence ATGGCCATCCCCACGATCGCCGCGTACGACATGCCGACCGAGGCCGAGCTCGGCCTGGCCCAGGTGACCTGGCAACCCGACGCCGGTCGGGCCGCCCTGCTCGTCCACGACATGCAGCACTACTTCGTCCAGGCGTTCCCCGCCGACCGGCCACCGGTGACCGACCTGGTCGCGAACATCGTCTCGTTGCGTGAGCTTGCGACGCGGCTCGGCATGCCGGTCGTCTACACGGCGCAGCCGGGACGGATGACCCGCGCACAGCGCGGACTCCTGCACGACTTCTGGGGTCCCGGCATGGGTACCGACGACCACGGCAGGCGGATCATCGACGAGCTCGCCCCCGGGCCGCAGGACGCCGTCCTCACGAAGTGGCGGTACAGCGCGTTCCACGGCACGACGCTGGCGAACATCCTGCACCGGTACCGACGTGACCAGCTGGTCATCTGCGGCGTCTACGCCCACATCGGCTGCCTGATGACGGCCTGCGACGCGTTCACCCAGGACATCGAACCGTTCCTCGTCGCCGACGCGGTCGCCGACTTCTCCTTGGCCCAGCACCGGATGGGACTCGACTATGCGACGCAACGCTGCGCGGTGACCGTCACGACGCGTCGGATGCGGGAGGCACTGACCGCGAGCAGGGCCGGCTCGTCCTCGCTCGCCGCCGGAGTGCGTCGCGACCGGGACCTGGCAGGGCTGAGCGACCGATGA
- a CDS encoding 2,3-dihydro-2,3-dihydroxybenzoate dehydrogenase has translation MDGFEDRVAVVTGAAAGIGEAVAHGLARNGATVAAVDLDAAGLDTLVEKLDRPGRHAAYPADVRDPASVDAAVDRVEAELGPVDVLVNVAGVLRTGQAVEMSDEDWAAVFAVNTFGVFHACRAVGRRMAARGYGCIVTVASNAAGVPRMGMSAYAASKAAAAHFTRCLALELAPRGIRCNVVAPGSTDTTMLRSMWHDGYGAQSTIDGAPEQYRVGIPLQKLARPDDVADAVLFLASDRAGHITMQDLYVDGGAALRA, from the coding sequence ATGGACGGGTTCGAGGACCGGGTCGCCGTGGTGACGGGCGCGGCCGCCGGCATCGGGGAGGCCGTCGCCCACGGGCTGGCCAGGAACGGGGCGACCGTCGCGGCGGTCGACCTCGACGCCGCGGGCCTGGACACGCTGGTCGAGAAGCTCGACCGGCCGGGGCGGCACGCCGCTTACCCGGCGGACGTGCGGGACCCGGCCAGCGTCGACGCCGCGGTCGACCGGGTCGAGGCGGAGCTCGGCCCCGTCGACGTCCTGGTCAACGTCGCGGGGGTGCTGCGTACCGGTCAGGCGGTGGAGATGTCCGACGAGGACTGGGCGGCCGTGTTCGCCGTCAACACCTTCGGCGTCTTCCACGCCTGCCGTGCGGTCGGCCGGCGGATGGCGGCACGGGGGTACGGCTGCATCGTCACGGTCGCGTCCAACGCCGCCGGTGTACCGCGGATGGGCATGTCGGCGTACGCCGCGTCGAAGGCCGCCGCCGCTCATTTCACCCGGTGTCTCGCGCTGGAGCTCGCACCACGCGGCATCCGTTGCAACGTGGTCGCGCCGGGTTCGACGGACACGACGATGCTGAGGTCGATGTGGCACGACGGGTACGGCGCGCAGTCCACGATCGACGGCGCGCCCGAGCAGTACCGGGTAGGCATCCCGCTCCAGAAGCTCGCACGGCCCGACGACGTGGCCGACGCGGTGCTGTTCCTGGCCTCCGACCGCGCCGGCCACATCACCATGCAGGACCTCTACGTCGACGGAGGCGCGGCTCTGCGGGCCTGA
- a CDS encoding NAD(P)-binding protein, with amino-acid sequence MAVVGAGIAGLTVAAALHEAGLCCDVFEQTRLLGEVGAGIQLAPNAARVLHRLGVGTRLRDKGVRPAALEMRRWDDNSLLRRTPLGDECEERYGAPYYTVHRADLHRGLLERLPERIVHLGRRCVAVREGVDEVELEFSDGSSVTADLVIGADGIHSRVRERLVRDEPRYSGQTIYRALIPAERAPFLLAEPRVVIWLGPGQHCVSYPVSGGTQVSLGATFPGSRWEIESWSAQGRRETLAHAYTGWNSEVQTLTAAPDTVSQWALHDRGTLSTWSTDRLTVVGDAAHPMLPFFAQGANQAIEDAVTLAACLRDVDVGGIAGALRQYEDLRKPRTGRVHEISRANTTALHLPDGEEQRQRDRALAAEGALAKQDWIYGYDAAAAVTG; translated from the coding sequence ATCGCCGTGGTCGGCGCCGGCATCGCGGGCCTGACCGTGGCGGCGGCGCTGCACGAGGCCGGCCTGTGCTGCGACGTCTTCGAACAGACGCGTCTGCTCGGTGAGGTCGGTGCGGGCATCCAGCTGGCACCCAACGCCGCGCGTGTACTGCACCGGCTCGGCGTGGGCACCAGGCTGCGCGACAAGGGCGTGCGTCCCGCGGCACTCGAGATGCGCCGCTGGGACGACAACTCGTTGCTGCGCCGCACGCCGCTCGGCGACGAGTGCGAGGAACGCTACGGGGCGCCGTACTACACGGTGCACCGGGCCGATCTGCACCGCGGCCTGCTCGAACGGCTGCCGGAGCGGATCGTGCACCTCGGCCGGCGCTGCGTCGCCGTCCGCGAGGGCGTCGACGAGGTCGAACTCGAGTTCTCCGACGGGTCGAGTGTCACCGCCGATCTCGTCATCGGAGCGGACGGCATCCACTCGCGGGTACGCGAACGGCTCGTCCGCGACGAGCCGCGCTATTCGGGGCAGACGATCTACCGGGCGCTCATCCCGGCCGAGCGGGCGCCGTTCCTCCTCGCCGAACCGCGGGTCGTCATCTGGCTCGGCCCCGGGCAGCACTGTGTGAGCTACCCGGTCTCCGGCGGAACGCAGGTCAGCCTCGGCGCGACGTTCCCCGGCAGCCGGTGGGAGATCGAGTCGTGGTCGGCGCAAGGGCGGAGGGAGACGCTCGCGCACGCGTACACCGGGTGGAACTCCGAGGTGCAGACGCTGACGGCGGCCCCGGACACCGTCAGCCAGTGGGCGCTGCACGACCGCGGGACGTTGTCCACCTGGAGCACCGATCGGCTGACCGTCGTCGGTGACGCGGCCCACCCGATGCTGCCGTTCTTCGCGCAGGGCGCGAACCAGGCGATCGAGGACGCCGTGACGCTGGCGGCCTGCCTCCGCGACGTGGACGTCGGCGGGATCGCCGGCGCGCTGCGCCAGTACGAGGACCTTCGCAAGCCACGCACCGGGCGGGTGCACGAGATCTCCCGGGCGAACACGACCGCCTTGCATCTCCCCGACGGCGAGGAGCAGCGGCAGCGTGACCGCGCGCTCGCGGCGGAGGGCGCACTGGCGAAGCAGGACTGGATCTACGGCTACGACGCCGCGGCCGCGGTCACCGGCTGA
- a CDS encoding AMP-binding protein, with the protein MTQTLEPLPQLGQWDGAEQLLEMQSRQLARSLTWAARSPFYRERFAAGSPPSTLDDLASLPLTTKQDLRDSYPYGLLAVGRERLATYHESSGTAGRPTASYYTAEDWLDLAERFARKAIGMLPTDTFLVRTPYALLLTGHLAHAAGRLAGATVVPGDNRSLAMPYSRVVRVLRDLGVTITWSVPTECLLWAAAAKEAGLDPKTDFPALRGLFVGGEPLSTARRRRISQLWGVPVVEEYGSTETGSLAGECAAGHMHLWADRFVFEVYDPRTGRCSSEGSGQLVATTLYREAMPLVRYNLEDNVEVSYSDCDCGWALPSIRVLGRNAFGHEVGGVPVSQHQLEEIVFDLPAEYGVLFWRARAERDVLRVEIEAADQHRDHAVAALTDALRDRLGVRSHVVALQAGSLVPAEVLTRSHDVVKPRSLFGPDEDWSKAVLYY; encoded by the coding sequence ATGACCCAGACCCTTGAGCCACTGCCCCAGCTCGGGCAGTGGGACGGCGCCGAGCAACTCCTCGAGATGCAGTCGCGACAGCTCGCCCGGTCACTGACCTGGGCTGCCCGCTCACCGTTCTACCGGGAACGCTTCGCCGCGGGAAGCCCACCGAGCACGCTCGACGACCTCGCGAGCCTGCCGCTGACGACGAAGCAGGACCTGCGCGACTCGTATCCGTACGGTCTACTGGCAGTGGGCAGGGAACGGCTGGCCACGTACCACGAGTCGAGCGGGACGGCGGGACGGCCGACCGCCTCCTACTACACCGCCGAGGACTGGCTCGACCTCGCGGAACGGTTCGCTCGCAAGGCGATCGGCATGCTGCCGACGGACACGTTCCTGGTCCGCACGCCGTACGCCCTTCTGCTCACCGGGCACCTCGCGCACGCGGCGGGACGCCTGGCCGGGGCGACGGTCGTCCCCGGCGACAACCGCTCGCTGGCGATGCCGTACTCCCGGGTGGTCCGGGTGCTCCGCGACCTCGGCGTCACCATCACCTGGTCGGTGCCGACCGAGTGCCTGCTCTGGGCGGCGGCGGCCAAGGAGGCCGGCCTCGATCCGAAGACCGACTTCCCTGCCCTGCGCGGCCTCTTCGTCGGAGGGGAACCGCTCAGCACGGCACGGCGCCGGCGAATCAGCCAGCTGTGGGGCGTGCCGGTCGTCGAGGAGTACGGCTCCACCGAGACCGGCAGCCTCGCCGGGGAGTGTGCAGCGGGACACATGCACCTGTGGGCCGACCGTTTCGTGTTCGAGGTGTACGACCCACGGACCGGGCGCTGCAGCAGCGAGGGCAGCGGCCAGCTGGTCGCGACCACGCTGTACCGGGAGGCCATGCCGCTGGTCCGTTACAACCTCGAGGACAACGTCGAGGTCAGCTACTCCGACTGCGACTGCGGGTGGGCGCTGCCGTCGATCCGCGTGCTCGGCCGCAACGCGTTCGGCCACGAGGTCGGGGGCGTCCCGGTCAGCCAGCATCAGCTGGAGGAGATCGTCTTCGACCTGCCTGCCGAGTACGGCGTACTGTTCTGGCGCGCCCGCGCGGAGCGGGACGTTCTCCGGGTCGAGATCGAGGCGGCCGACCAGCACCGTGACCACGCCGTCGCCGCGCTCACGGACGCCCTTCGTGACCGGCTCGGCGTCAGGTCCCACGTCGTCGCGCTGCAGGCGGGATCGCTCGTCCCCGCCGAGGTGCTGACCCGCAGCCACGACGTGGTCAAGCCTCGCAGCCTGTTCGGCCCGGACGAGGACTGGAGCAAGGCAGTCCTCTACTACTGA